The following are encoded in a window of Arthrobacter sp. OAP107 genomic DNA:
- a CDS encoding SDR family oxidoreductase: protein MKIVVIGGTGLIGKQVVEILSSQGHEAKAASPSTGVNSVTGQGLDEAMVGADVVVDLTNTADFDEKVVVPFFSTSSRNLLAAGKRAGVRHHVALSVVGTDRIGVGYFAGKTAQEKAIREGGVPYTILRATQFFEFLPMIADAGTRDGSVYVTSHLMQPMAAADVARIVAETALSPAIDGVLEMAGPGRAGLNEFVGRVLAARNDSRPVVTDPQAGYFGIPIEETSIVPVGESRIGDITLKEWLNATSQPGL from the coding sequence ATGAAGATCGTTGTAATCGGCGGCACTGGGCTGATCGGCAAGCAGGTTGTGGAGATCCTCAGCAGTCAGGGCCATGAGGCTAAAGCGGCGTCCCCTTCCACCGGGGTCAATTCCGTGACCGGCCAGGGATTGGATGAGGCGATGGTGGGGGCGGACGTAGTCGTCGACTTGACGAACACCGCCGATTTCGATGAGAAGGTGGTCGTTCCCTTCTTCTCCACGTCATCCCGCAACCTCCTCGCTGCCGGGAAAAGGGCCGGCGTACGGCATCACGTGGCCCTGTCAGTCGTGGGAACCGACCGCATCGGCGTCGGCTACTTCGCCGGAAAAACCGCGCAGGAGAAGGCAATTAGGGAAGGCGGAGTGCCATACACCATCCTGCGGGCCACTCAATTCTTCGAGTTCCTCCCGATGATCGCCGATGCAGGAACCCGCGACGGGTCGGTTTACGTGACAAGTCACCTGATGCAGCCGATGGCTGCTGCCGACGTTGCCCGCATTGTGGCGGAGACGGCCCTCTCGCCCGCGATTGACGGCGTCCTTGAAATGGCGGGCCCTGGGCGCGCAGGACTTAATGAATTCGTGGGTCGTGTTCTCGCTGCCCGCAACGACTCCCGCCCAGTGGTCACTGATCCCCAGGCCGGCTACTTCGGCATACCAATCGAAGAGACCAGCATCGTTCCCGTGGGTGAATCCCGCATCGGGGACATCACCCTCAAGGAGTGGCTGAATGCGACCTCCCAGCCCGGCCTGTAG
- a CDS encoding SDR family oxidoreductase, translated as MKIVVIGGTGLIGSKLVGRLREHGHEAVAASPDSGVNTLTGEGLSDVLQGADTVVDVSNSPSFEDAAVLDFFTTSTRNQLAAEKQAGVGHHVALSVVGTERLAESGYFRAKIAQEKLIKEAGVPYSIVHATQFFEFVKSIAQAATEGNTVRLSPALIQPMAAEDVASAVARTALGRPLNATVEVAGPEQFGLDDLIRKGLSFHGDPREVVTDPTARYFNAILQDGELLPGIDATIYNTRFEEWLNQQ; from the coding sequence ATGAAGATCGTAGTTATCGGCGGTACTGGCCTGATCGGCTCGAAACTGGTCGGCAGGCTCCGCGAACACGGACACGAAGCAGTGGCCGCCTCCCCTGACTCGGGGGTGAACACGCTCACCGGCGAGGGCCTCTCAGATGTGCTGCAGGGAGCCGACACCGTAGTCGATGTGTCGAACTCACCCTCGTTTGAAGATGCGGCCGTGCTGGATTTCTTTACCACCTCCACCCGCAACCAGCTCGCCGCCGAGAAACAGGCCGGTGTCGGGCACCACGTCGCCCTGTCGGTCGTGGGCACCGAGCGCCTGGCCGAGAGCGGCTACTTCCGGGCGAAAATCGCTCAGGAGAAGCTCATCAAGGAAGCGGGCGTCCCGTATTCGATCGTTCATGCAACGCAGTTTTTCGAGTTCGTCAAGAGCATCGCCCAGGCAGCGACCGAGGGAAACACCGTTCGGCTGTCACCCGCCCTGATCCAGCCCATGGCCGCCGAAGACGTAGCCAGCGCTGTTGCACGCACCGCACTCGGACGTCCACTAAACGCTACCGTTGAGGTCGCCGGCCCCGAGCAGTTCGGTCTCGACGACCTCATCCGCAAAGGCCTCAGCTTCCATGGGGACCCCCGCGAGGTCGTCACCGACCCCACCGCACGCTACTTCAACGCCATACTCCAGGACGGCGAACTACTTCCAGGAATCGACGCGACCATTTATAACACCCGCTTCGAAGAATGGCTGAACCAGCAGTAG
- a CDS encoding RNA polymerase sigma-70 factor gives MSSNIGRMDADTGSTAELETASTIFAEVRPRLFGIAYRMLGSVSEAEDIVQETWVRWQTCDRSLVRHAPAFLATTATRLAINAGQSARVRRETYVGPWLPEPVDTSADPELGALHGEALEFAVLLILEKLSPTERAAYVLRQAFDYPYEQIAEVIQQTEGNARQLVSRARKRLAEEKRAEVSVSEQRQLLEAFLAAARTGNLAALEALFAADVVSYSDGGGKVRASKFPVVGRERVAKYYQAFASRFWLGVDTQPFMANGRPSARLAQDSVVFAVVTLTASADGIDRLLWTMNPDKLSGVTRVGG, from the coding sequence GTGAGCAGTAACATTGGGCGCATGGATGCCGACACAGGGTCAACGGCCGAACTGGAAACGGCATCGACAATTTTCGCTGAGGTCCGTCCTCGATTGTTCGGGATCGCCTACCGCATGCTCGGCAGTGTCAGCGAGGCGGAGGACATCGTCCAGGAGACGTGGGTCCGATGGCAGACATGCGACCGCAGCCTGGTTCGGCACGCCCCGGCGTTCCTGGCGACCACCGCCACCCGTCTTGCCATCAACGCCGGGCAGTCGGCACGTGTCCGTCGTGAGACGTACGTCGGTCCCTGGCTGCCCGAGCCTGTGGACACAAGCGCCGACCCCGAACTGGGCGCCTTGCACGGTGAAGCGCTCGAGTTTGCGGTGTTGCTGATACTGGAAAAGTTGTCGCCGACCGAACGGGCGGCCTACGTGCTGCGGCAAGCGTTCGACTACCCGTATGAGCAGATCGCTGAGGTCATCCAGCAGACAGAAGGGAATGCCCGCCAATTGGTCAGCCGGGCGCGCAAACGCCTTGCTGAGGAGAAACGCGCCGAGGTGAGCGTCAGTGAGCAACGGCAGCTGCTGGAGGCATTCCTTGCTGCTGCCCGGACCGGAAACCTGGCAGCGCTGGAGGCACTGTTCGCCGCCGACGTCGTCAGTTACTCCGACGGCGGCGGTAAGGTCCGGGCTTCCAAATTCCCTGTTGTCGGACGGGAACGGGTCGCGAAGTACTACCAGGCGTTCGCGTCGCGTTTCTGGCTTGGTGTCGATACCCAGCCCTTTATGGCCAACGGCCGGCCTTCCGCGCGGCTGGCCCAGGACAGTGTGGTGTTTGCGGTGGTGACTCTCACTGCGTCTGCCGATGGTATCGACCGGCTGTTGTGGACGATGAATCCAGACAAACTCTCCGGCGTGACAAGGGTTGGCGGCTGA